The sequence AAACTGCGACGGGCATTAATTCTGGTGAAAATGAATGTGTTGAAAATATTACAGCAGTTTCAAATATTAGGTCTTTAAGTACACTGTTTAACACATGGAAGACCCTACCGGAATGTCTGATACCGGACAGCCTGGAGCCCATCGCAAACAGGTCCCCCAGGGATGTTCGTTCAAGCAGACACTGCAGATAGGTCAGTAAATGGGAACCGTTTtggcagagctgccctgggCCCCGAGGCCAGACAGGGTGCTCCCCGTGGCCACCTGAGCCTCCCCACCATTGCCCGCACCAGGGAGCACAGCGATGCTGCTGCCTGCGTCAGGTTATGCTGCCCGGTGCACAAGGCAAAGGCCTGGAGTTGCAAAATCAGGGGGTTTATCCCCATTTCTGCAACTGACTCTGGTGGCTTGGTCCAATTCTGCATCTCTGTTTACCCATGGGTGACCAGGCACATCCTGTGTCACTGGCAACCCCCTGTCACCAGGCCAAGCTCTACAAACCAGAGCAGAACCTCAGTGGATAAACTAGATGGCTTGGGATGGAAAACACTTGTAAAAGGTATTTACAAAAGTTGAAAGAGATTAAATACAATGCCACATTCATGTCCCGAAAGCGCTTTCACTACAgtgcatgtttaaaaatacagagctttttttaaagtacatatATTGAAGATTAGATTGtgctttaacaaaaaaaatcattacttcTGAATTTGACTACAGGAAAACTGAGTGCTGGGAAAAATACTGATTAAAAACACCCAATTTTACATATTCTGCTTTTCACATAACATTTTGCTATACATGGGATGcaagtaaatataaaaatacctttttattcAAGCAGCAGGGTGATCAAAATGAAGAGTATTAATATAGGAGGGCTGGTTTTACGAAACTAAGGTAAGTGATTAGAGCGAGACAGGGAGAAACTATAACCCAAATTAACTTctatacagtattttaaaagaaatctttatcaTAGACAACTCTTAATATAGAAACAAGTCAGTATTTGGAACTTCAACATTAAATATAGATTATGTAAAATACAATCTACACCAAACTGACTCATGCTCAGAGTCCTGAGGAAGTCGGTGGAGCCGCTCACGTGAATGAGCTTTGGTCCTCAGGCCTCAGAACACCTAAAGACCTGACAAAGCTTTGCCAGTGGATTCCGAACTTCCGGGTTGGTGTTTCAGCCCAGTTCCCCAtgcacagagcagggaaaagCGAGCTTACAGGGAAGACTGTGTAATACTATGGAAAATGAGCTATAAAAAGGATTATACTGTAATTGCCATTTTCAGCTTTGCCAAGCGGACTGGTTGTGGCCGCAGTACTTATCTGTTCACAGAAAGGTTCTACATTATGAAAAGCAGTCACTTTGCAGCTCTAAATGTGCATGGCTTGAAAAAAAATGGGGCGCAGGGGGGATTtatagaggaaataaaaaattaaaatggattaCAACAGCGCCGACTGCATATGAACTTCAACCGTGTTGAACTGAAGTGATCACAGTTTGGAGTAAAGGCCATTaacatggattttaaaataatccctCACATAAATGTCACACACAGCCCAAATGAGATTAGGCGAGGAACACATTTTAACAGCATTAAActtcagcagaaagagaaaaataaactccCCCCACAGCTACATTCAGTGAAGCGTCACATCCAACAAAAGCTCTACCCAGCGAAGCAAGAAGCTGAAGCCCAAGGGCCGAGCTGGAGCCGGCACTCACGGGCGAAGCAGCACCTCCTGGTATTTGCTCCCCTTGCTTGTCAGCCAGGCCCTACCACAGGCCAGTTTTTGTTGcgtttttttcctttacttggTCATTTAGACGTTACGGAATACATAGTTCTTCACCTATGGTCCGTTTTACCCCCCATGATATTGATACTGTGCTCATCACCATGGTTTAGCTGctatccctccctcccctcatcTAGACCCTCAGATGCCACACACATTACACCACGTCCCGGCCTCTCTTCCCTGAGGTTTCCTTTGTTTCAATGCATTTCAGCAAACCTTACGCAGGCAGTAGCAGCCTGCCAAGCCACCTAACCCTAAGGTTACAAACACATAGAATCCTTCAAGTAAAACTGCTTCAAAGCTCCTGCACCCCTTTGAAACACAACCGTTTAATACACCCTTCTCATAAGGTGACTCGCTTTCCCCAGAAGAGTGAGGACACAAGACTTCAAGCAAAAAGCTCCTATAAAACTATTAcgattttagaaaaaaatccagatctTCCTGAAGATAATTTATTGCCGCTTATTGGTCCTGAGAAAGCTTTAAGCAACAATACATTTGCAAGTGGTTTAACTGCTGCCTTTTTTGAGAAAGTACGTGGGTCCTGAAACTAAAAATCATGGTTTACTCTATGCTTGGAAAAATGCTTCGCTGTGAATATCAAGGATGAATTACAATTTGCCACGCTACATCTCTTCCCTTTGTGTCAAGAGCTTTCCTTTCAGACACCAAATTTAAATTCTCCGAGatgaaatgcaatgaaataatGCCACACGTGCGCTCCTCAATTCCTCCTGTGGGACTGGCATTAAAGAGCTTCAAATCTATGAAATCTTCCTTCTCCCTTATTCCCCACTTCCTATTAAAAGCCACGGTGTGAATTTTTTGGCCTGGATACCAGAAAATTCCTCATCTGATACTCTATGAAAGGCAACTTGAAGGCAATGAAATAAGCCAACgataaaacaaaaacattcacaactttggaagaaaaagaaatgtggacCCACAGCAGTTACTTCTCAATGGAAGTGTTTggtagtttattttttttttttgttctttttaacttttaaagtgTCAAATTTGCATATGTTTTAGCTCAATTTCAAGATTTGAAAGACTATTcaatttgcttttataaaaactttacaaaagatgtttttaagtgCTTGTAAAAGTAAGCGTTTATCTACTGAGAAAATTCGAGTACTGGATAAAACTCTCTGAATATACAGCTGAAGTTCTTAAacgtttgtttttttttcctacaagtATAATGGCTGAGTGTATAATCTAGATAAATTAGTCTCACACATGATGAAAAGTTATAACTTTTGCACACTTTTTACCATGTgatgttttgttgctttgtaaCTTCAAATGAGACAGTGCTTAGGAATTTTCTAGAGCTGGTGTACAGTGGTCTATAGGGGCTGGTTCATTGGTTACTGCCTCTGTCCAGGTTCTCAATCAGCCGAGAAAGACGAATGTTCAGAAGTCTGATCTGACTATCGAGGTGGTCCAtcttctcctccaggctgctgttgctgtttcttctccagTAAAATCCAACTGGCCCCGTCATGAAGTAGACTGCTACAAcaaagcagagaggcaggacaGCGTGTTCCGGGTCACCTTCATACTTCTGGAGGATGTACACGCACGAGAGAGTGAAAAGGGCAACCCTCGCAATCCAGAAGAAACGACCAAACAGCATGTGCAGGAGATAGAAGAAGAATCCAAGGAAGAGAGATAAAAACCAATAGGCGAGTAAAATGGCACCAATCAGTAGAAGAGCACGGGTTGGGCTGTTGGCAATTGCTGCTGGGCTGAAATAATGAGTCAGGTTGGAggctgaaaaacaaaggaaaagtcCCAGAGTATTAACGAGAACATGCCAAATGGTAATGGTAAAAACGCAACACAGTGTCCAAGGGTCATGCAGTGGGGTCACAGCTCTGACCTCTCTAAAGGAAGGGGTAAAGCTAATTCATCCTTTTCTGGAGGGACCTTCTTCAAATCCCTGGCTCAGCTCCAACGATACAACtgaattaattcctttaaaGTAAAGGTTCTTTAAAGACAAGCTATTGCAGGGCCTAAGGTCAAAGCTCATACTGAGGGTAAAGATCCTCTTTGCGAAAGTTATGTTCTAAGGCTCTCAATTgcacttttccttcttctagTCCTCCTTTATTTCCCTGCAGTGTTCTTGGCTGCATGCATCTATGTAGTGATGACACAAAGAAACCACCCATGACTTGTAATGCCCTTTAGAGACATGTACAGAAAAGGAATGGCTGGTTTTAGTCCTCTTGTTTGAAGGTATTAATGGCAAAATCAAAGCCAAGTGAAGCAGATAGATACCACTGATGGATGCTTAATCCAGCAtgataaaatgtaattattttcccACATGGCTTGTGCTTGTCAACACTGGTACAGACTGATACAGTTCAAGAGTTAAGAGGCATCACACTTACCATCAATTCCAAGAACATCTAACAAATCAGTCCATATCCTCCAGAATGTGTCCATTAATACATCCACCCCATTGACAAACCTCTCTGTCAGCCTTgagaaaaactgagaaataaaatcgaaaattaaaaaaataaaaatcctcagTTCCTGAAACACGCTTCCACTTTGAGACTCACTAGCTATGAGAATTATAATTCACTAGACAAGAATTGCAGGGTATTCTGAAGCcctcaaggaaaaagaatgcTTTTAACTTTGCAAATCATAAATTTACTTATTACAATTGTCCTTATTCTGGGTATTTTGCCGTGTAAATGTATATAATAACAGgatttaaaaatgcactttattAGCTTTACCACTGTTctgaagtttaaagaaaacactattACTAGCAACAGACATTGGCAAAGCAAACCAGAGAACTATCAAGCAACTGAGAAATGTCCCGGGTGCCTCACCCAAATATCTCAAGTGCATTTACAGGTCAATTTAACAGTATTTATTACTTCTTCCTCCTGGCTGCAAGCAGGACCAGAGGAAGGCAGAAGTCTGTCTGCCCGCATGCCTGATTCCCTGCAAGTTCCTCTGTAGCCCTACAAGCACAGGATGCTCTGCTGGTGCAGACACACCATATTTCAGTTGCAGGGCCCCTCACCGACAGTGGTCTGCCCTGGCCGCCTCCCCCACCTAAAATAGCCTTTATTTAGAGgtttattatataaatatttcttgcaGTTTTCTCCGCATCAAGCCTCGCCTCCCGTTTTTCTTCGCTCCAGCCGTTGGGCCGCCTCAGCCCGGGCTCGCACAGAGGACGAGGCCGGTCCACGCCGACCACCGGCCAACGGCGGGGCTCTGCCTCACAGAACCGCTTGCACAGCCCGGGCAGCAGCGGCGTGGGGAGAGGGCGCGAAGGGAAAGGAAGCGAAAGGTTTATGGGGAGGAAGCGGGCCGGCGCCTCACCTTCTGCAGGGCCCGCACGTTGTCCTCGCCGAAGAGGCCGCTGACGCCCTGATAGAGGCCGCTGGCGGCGCGGCGGAAGCTGTTTTGCTTCTCGGCGCCGCGGCTCCGCGCTGCCCAAGCGCCGGGTCCCACCGTGCCGCCCAGCAGCAGGgcgaggagcagcagcagcgccggCAGCCGCCCCGCCGCCATGGCCGCCCGCGCTGCGCCCTGCGCCCGGCAGCGCCGCGATGGTAGCGCCGCCTAGAGGCCGCGCCGCAAACTCCGCGAGTGCACCGCCCCCTGCCCGCGGCCCCCTCCTCTTAAAGCGATGGAGTTGTTAAAATCACAGCGTGATTTCGGTTGAAACGGGACAGTCGAAGGTCTTCGTGGGCATCCATCCCCCCCCGGGAAAAACCGGTCTGATCAAGTCTATGGCTGTGTCCAGCCTCAGAGCAGCTTGCACTGGGGGTGAGCTTGTGCCAGTCTAAAACCAGTTGCAGTAGTTAATCTCTGCTAGTGCTTGACCTGGTGCAGCATTTAGCCTGTCTCAGGCTAATTTTTGTACTTAATAATCCACCTGGtcaaaattttctttccctactATGTAACCAGCATTTCCCATGCCTCAGCTTAGGGCTGTTggctctcctgctgccagcGTGTACCTTCTGGAAGGTTCTGGTTCTGTTTCCCCCCATATCCTCTGCTCAGATAGGTGCAGACTGGGATAAAGTcttgcttttcccctttccgAGCACTCTCAGGCAccctgtgctccagctcctggcacTGCATCAACATCCACCTCACAGCGTGGAGCCCACACTtggtcctgctgctccagctgggtCTTGGAAGGGCCAGACCGAGGGGAAGGATCACATCCCTCGACGTGCTGGCTGAGCTCTTACTAACACAGCCCAGGATGCAGCTGGACCACATCGCCAACTCACAATCTTGGCCCCCAGATCATCTCCTGTGGAGCTTTTAAATGATTCATCTATCTATTTGTGCTCTAAGACTCATCACAGTCTGTACAGAGTACAGCCTTTCCTGTGTGGGTCTCCTGAGGAGACTCCCAGGTGcaacccccaaacaacaaagGGAATGTAGAAGTCTAATCTCATAAAACGACATCTATCTTATCAACTGCCAGTTGAGGGATTCTGAAGGACTCTCATGTCCTTCACCC comes from Strigops habroptila isolate Jane chromosome 11, bStrHab1.2.pri, whole genome shotgun sequence and encodes:
- the BRI3BP gene encoding BRI3-binding protein → MAAGRLPALLLLLALLLGGTVGPGAWAARSRGAEKQNSFRRAASGLYQGVSGLFGEDNVRALQKFFSRLTERFVNGVDVLMDTFWRIWTDLLDVLGIDASNLTHYFSPAAIANSPTRALLLIGAILLAYWFLSLFLGFFFYLLHMLFGRFFWIARVALFTLSCVYILQKYEGDPEHAVLPLCFVVAVYFMTGPVGFYWRRNSNSSLEEKMDHLDSQIRLLNIRLSRLIENLDRGSNQ